One window of the Amia ocellicauda isolate fAmiCal2 chromosome 18, fAmiCal2.hap1, whole genome shotgun sequence genome contains the following:
- the tonsl gene encoding tonsoku-like protein isoform X1, translated as MSSSREIKQLQKAKTKAQSCNNLREEANLCNQLGEVLARNGDFQAAIEEHRQELALSEALRDVIGCAVANRKIGECFAELGNIEAALKHQRCHLALARSVNDAAEEQRALATIGRTFLFRFESDQSQESLLQAEEAFKDSLAIVDERLEGAVPARELSEMRARLYLNLGFVCDARKDPQLCSDFIRRSVYIAEKNQLLEDLYRANFNLGSIHFRNGQLSRAVRCLEQAKDCARKMKDKYSESECYHSIGQVLLCLGDFVAARRSLKKAYKLGSQQAADREAVKRSLKQAIRGCALEEALAELPEGRPQDAGGLAEQLGDLCCKLGCYSKALDAYHTQLSSALALGRPSRELAVIHVSLAATYTDLRQHDKAVQHYRQELSLREGNPKEECETWLNIAASLEESGQGLEQLEPCYRTALECAQRAQRLKLQCRVLRQWLSVQQRGGSAQSELTAASLAELCGADGADGESEEEEEEEEEENSELLDDSDIHLSDSEEDDLEEYDKMIPGRRKVSRWNRRNEKGETPLHRACIEGNLRGAQCLLEQGHPVNPRDFCGWTPLHEACNHGHLEIVRALLDQGANVNDPGGPLCEGITPLHDALSCGHFPVARLLVERGACVSLRNSKGDTPQDSLRQWLKTYSKHLDQETRQECVEMERLLRRAAAGNVPVSAPQTVVQPLSALQDSQLFDAENSEPLVPPAGRCSGVPCRSRGSGNLGSTSSSRGRSGGREEGWRRQAEEEWSRETAPARESSPSESDGDSDYSISPLRPPRPRLRPPAPLSPSKEAPRTAGRESASSPVSRKEEYHRAIQSLGSAKSRLLSQSLSEQERTPPAPTPSPNSRSALVPEEEYVEDDWLEDDLGGAQPRKRRRVGSGQEGRREPDIPSADTRGQESSLAAPESTPRTLSESRRGLSLRRGGARVRQAKMTQMSGMVMLGRRESGRPHSPTADMPAQPMYPQTQSATNTYTVAGQPPALSQPLSTSLPAPIRVRVRVQDNVFLIPVPHSEAETCTVSWLCEQASQRYYQACGLQPRLSLQKEGALLAPQDLLLTVLHSNEEVLAEVKSWDLPPLRERYSKACQSLAVVENRLVGRLCEVQAGSPSLSVCGLSLPPAALRPLLRCLKLQADLKELRLSGNRLHDGLMAELVATLTTMPSLRLLDLSSNHITGEGLRKAAAALDGRSQAAFPCLEELDLSVNPLGDGVSQALSMLLSSCPLLATLRLQACQLSTRFLQQHRLLLASALAGTGHLRSVCMSHNALGSTGLELVLKTLPLHSLTHLYLSAIRRSPADPPATEHLTAHLSQEGCSLTHLSLAGNGLTDGDLAALARCLPVCPALQSLDLSGNPGVTAAGLEALLCSLREAQRPLRSLNMAGCLVSGPWDGVSVDSLSSCVGELRLCSQRLNKLDQQAVLQSWGGEGAVAGGRVSLLSRHSKCFIRAHHLS; from the exons ATGAGCTCGTCGCGGGAGATCAAGC AGCTACAGAAAGCCAAGACTAAAGCACAGAGCTGCAACAACCTGAGAGAGGAGGCCAACCTGTGCAATCAGCTGGGCGAGGTGCTGGCCAGGAatg GCGATTTCCAGGCAGCCATCGAGGAGCACCGTCAGGAGCTGGCGCTGTCCGAGGCTCTGCGCGACGTGATTGGCTGTGCTGTGGCCAATCGTAAGATCGGAGAGTGCTTTGCAGAGCTGGGCAACATTGAGGCGGCGCTCAAG CACCAGCGCTGTCACCTGGCTCTGGCTCGCTCAGTCAACGACGCGGCGGAGGAGCAAAGGGCCTTGGCCACCATTGGCCGCACATTCCTTTTCCGCTTTGAGTCGGACCAATCACAGGAGAGCCTGCTCCAAGCGGAGGAAGCCTTCAAGGACAGCCTGGCCATCGTGGATGAGCGGCTGGAGG GTGCAGTGCCCGCGAGGGAGCTCAGTGAGATGCGGGCTCGGCTCTACCTGAACCTGGGCTTCGTGTGCGATGCCCGCAAGGACCCCCAGCTCTGCAGTGACTTCATTCGGCGCAGTGTCTACATCGCAGA GAAGAACCAGCTGCTGGAGGACCTGTACCGTGCAAACTTCAACCTGGGCAGCATCCACTTCCGTAACGGTCAGCTGTCGCGGGCGGTACGCTGTCTGGAGCAGGCCAAGGACTGCGCCCGCAAGATGAAGGACAAGTATAGCGAGAGCGAGTGCTACCACAGCATTGGACAG GTGCTGCTGTGTCTGGGTGACTTTGTGGCGGCGCGGCGCTCTCTGAAGAAGGCGTACAAACTGGGCTCCCAGCAGGCGGCAGACAGGGAGGCCGTGAAGAGGAGCTTGAAGCAGG CGATCCGCGGCTGTGCCCTGGAGGAGGCCCTGGCCGAGCTGCCCGAGGGCCGGCCACAGGATGCGGGGGGGCTGGCTGAGCAGTTGGGGGACCTGTGCTGCAAGCTGGGCTGCTACAGCAAGGCCCTGGATGCCTACCACACACAG CTGTCCAGCGCTTTGGCCCTGGGGAGGCCATCTCGGGAGCTGGCTGTGATCCACGTGTCTCTGGCCGCGACCTACACTGACCTCCGGCAGCATGACAAGGCTGTCCAGCACTACAGACAGGAGCTGAGTCTGAGAGAGGGCAACCCCAAAGAG GAGTGTGAAACCTGGCTGAATATCGCAGCGTCCCTGGAGGAGAGTGGACAGGGCCTGGAGCAGCTGGAGCCCTGCTACCGCACAGCCCTGGAGTGTGCACAGAGAGCACAGCGGCTCAAGCTACAG TGTCGGGTGTTGAGGCAGTGGCTTTCAGTGCAGCAGCGGGGGGGCTCGGCGCAGTCCGAGCTGACGGCGGCTTCGCTGGCAGAGCTGTGTGGTGCAGACGGTGCTGACGGAGAgagcgaggaagaggaggaggaggaggaggaggagaacagTGAGCTCCTAGATGACAGTGACATTCATCTCTCTGACTCAG AGGAGGACGATCTGGAGGAGTACGACAAGATGATACCTGGCAGGAGGAAGGTCAGCCGG TGGAACCGGCGGAACGAGAAGGGCGAGACGCCGCTGCACCGAGCCTGCATCGAGGGCAACCTGAGGGGGGCACAGTGCCTGCTGGAGCAG GGTCACCCGGTGAACCCCAGGGATTTCTGCGGCTGGACCCCCCTTCATGAAGCCTGTAACCACGGCCACCTGG AGATTGTGCGGGCGCTGCTGGACCAGGGGGCAAATGTGAATGACCCTGGGGGTCCGCTGTGCGAGGGGATCACTCCACTGCATGATGCCCTGAGCTGCGGACACTTCCCCGTTGCCAGGCTGCTGGTTGAGAGGGGTGCCTGTGTCAGTCTTCGCAACTCGAAG GGCGACACACCCCAGGACAGCCTAAGGCAGTGGCTCAAGACCTACAGTAAACACCTGGACCAGGAGACACGGCAGGAGTGtgttgagatggagagattacTGAGGAGAGCAGCTGCTGGGAATG TGCCGGTGTCTGCGCCCCAGACCGTAGTGCAGCCTCTCAGTGCCCTGCAGGACAGCCAGCTGTTCGATGCGGAGAACTCGGAGCCACTGGTGCCTCCTGCCGGGCGCTGCTCTGGGGTCCCCTGCCGTAGTAGGGGCAGTGGGAATCTGGgcagcaccagcagcagcagagggCGCTCCGGGGGCAGAGAGGAGGGATGGCGGAGACAGGCGGAGGAGGAGTGGAGCAGAGAGACAGCCCCTGCTCGG GAGAGCAGTCCCTCTGAGAGCGACGGTGACTCGGACTACTCCATCAGCCCCCTGCGCCCCCCCCGGCCTCGCCTGCGGCCCCCCGCACCCCTTTCCCCGAGTAAGGAGGCCCCCCGaactgcagggagagagagtgctTCGTCCCCGGTCAGCAGGAAAGAGGAGTACCATCGAGCCATCCAGAGCTTGGGTAGCGCCAAGTCCCGCCTCCTCTCCCAGAGCCTATCAGAGCAGGAGCGCACCCCTCCTGCCCCTACACCATCGCCCAATAGCAGGTCAGCTCTAGTGCCGGAGGAGGAGTACGTGGAAGATGATTGGCTGGAGGACGATCTGGGAGGGGCTCAGCCCAGGAAGAGGCGAAGAGTGGGATCTGGGCAGGAAGGGAGGAGAGAGCCTGACATTCCCTCTGCAGACACAAGGGGGCAGGAGAGCTCCTTGGCAGCTCCAGAGTCTACCCCTAGAA CTCTCAGCGAGTCCCGCAGAGGTCTCTCTCTGCGGCGGGGGGGCGCTCGGGTACGGCAGGCGAAGATGACCCAGATGTCGGGCATGGTGATGCTGGGCCGCCGGGAGAGCGGCCGCCCTCACAGCCCCACCGCTGACATGCCTGCCCAGCCCATGTACCCGCAGACACAGAGtgcaacaaatacatacacagtggCAGGGCAG CCTCCAGCCCTGTCGCAGCCCTTGAGCACCTCTCTGCCTGCACCAATCAGAGTGAGGGTCAGAGTTCAGGACAATGTCTTCCTCATTCCAGTTCCCCACAG tgaagCGGAGACCTGCACTGTGTCCTGGCTGTGTGAACAGGCGTCTCAGCGCTATTACCAGGCCTGCGGACTGCAGCCGCGCCTCTCCCTGCAGAAAGAGGGCGCTCTCCTGGCCCCCCAGGACCTGCTGCTCACTGTGCTGCACAGCAACGAGGAG GTGCTGGCAGAGGTGAAATCCTGGGATCTGCCCCCCCTGAGGGAGCGCTACAGCAAGGCCTGCCAGAGCCTGGCTGTGG TGGAGAACAGGCTGGTGGGTCGCCTTTGTGAGGTGCAGGCGGGCAGCCCCTCCCTGAGTGTCTGTGGGCTCAGCCTGCCCCCCGCCGCCCTGCGCCCGCTGCTGCGCTGCCTGAAGCTGCAGGCCGACCTGAAGGAGCTCCGGCTCTCGGGCAACCGTCTCCACGACGGCCTGATGGCGGAGCTGGTTGCCACGTTAACGACCATGCCCAGCCTTCGCCTGCTGGACCTCTCCTCCAACCACATCACGGGGGAGGGCCTGAGGAAGGCTGCCGCGGCCCTGGATGGGAGGAGCCAGGCTGCGTTCCCG TGCCTGGAGGAGTTGGACCTGAGTGTGAACCCGCTGGGAGATGGAGTGTCTCAGGCGCTGTCCATGCTGCTGTCATCATGCCCCCTGCTGGCCACACTCAGACTGCAGGCCTGCCAGCTCAGCACCCGCTTCTTGCAGCAGCACCGCCTCCTGTTGGCCAGCGCTCTGGCAG GTACTGGGCACCTGCGATCTGTGTGTatgtcccacaatgcactgggcTCCACGGGGTTGGAGCTCGTCCTGAAGACGCTGCCGCTGCATTCCCTCACACACCTGTACCTGTCTGCCATACGCAGGAGCCCTGCAGACCCCCCCGCCACCGAGCACCTGACGGCACACCTGTCCCAG GAGGGCTGCTCCCTGACGCACCTCAGCCTGGCTGGTAATGGACTGACGGATGGGGACCTTGCTGCCCTGGCCAG GTGTCTGCCGGTGTGTCCCGCTCTGCAGTCTCTCGATCTGTCTGGGAATCCTGGTGTGACGGCAGCAGGGCTGGAggctctgctctgctccctgCGAGAGGCTCAGCGGCCCTTGCGCTCACTCAACATGGCCG GGTGTCTGGTGTCCGGTCCCTGGGACGGTGTAAGTGTGGACAGCCTGTCCTCCTGCGTGGGGGAGTTGCGTCTCTGCTCTCAGCGCCTCAACAAGCTGGACCAGCAGGCCGTGCTGCAGAgctgggggggagagggggcggTGGCTGGGGGGAGGGTCAGCTTGCTCTCCCGACACAGCAAGTGTTTCATCAGAGCCCACCACCTTAGCTGA
- the tonsl gene encoding tonsoku-like protein isoform X2 produces MRARLYLNLGFVCDARKDPQLCSDFIRRSVYIAEKNQLLEDLYRANFNLGSIHFRNGQLSRAVRCLEQAKDCARKMKDKYSESECYHSIGQVLLCLGDFVAARRSLKKAYKLGSQQAADREAVKRSLKQAIRGCALEEALAELPEGRPQDAGGLAEQLGDLCCKLGCYSKALDAYHTQLSSALALGRPSRELAVIHVSLAATYTDLRQHDKAVQHYRQELSLREGNPKEECETWLNIAASLEESGQGLEQLEPCYRTALECAQRAQRLKLQCRVLRQWLSVQQRGGSAQSELTAASLAELCGADGADGESEEEEEEEEEENSELLDDSDIHLSDSEEDDLEEYDKMIPGRRKVSRWNRRNEKGETPLHRACIEGNLRGAQCLLEQGHPVNPRDFCGWTPLHEACNHGHLEIVRALLDQGANVNDPGGPLCEGITPLHDALSCGHFPVARLLVERGACVSLRNSKGDTPQDSLRQWLKTYSKHLDQETRQECVEMERLLRRAAAGNVPVSAPQTVVQPLSALQDSQLFDAENSEPLVPPAGRCSGVPCRSRGSGNLGSTSSSRGRSGGREEGWRRQAEEEWSRETAPARESSPSESDGDSDYSISPLRPPRPRLRPPAPLSPSKEAPRTAGRESASSPVSRKEEYHRAIQSLGSAKSRLLSQSLSEQERTPPAPTPSPNSRSALVPEEEYVEDDWLEDDLGGAQPRKRRRVGSGQEGRREPDIPSADTRGQESSLAAPESTPRTLSESRRGLSLRRGGARVRQAKMTQMSGMVMLGRRESGRPHSPTADMPAQPMYPQTQSATNTYTVAGQPPALSQPLSTSLPAPIRVRVRVQDNVFLIPVPHSEAETCTVSWLCEQASQRYYQACGLQPRLSLQKEGALLAPQDLLLTVLHSNEEVLAEVKSWDLPPLRERYSKACQSLAVVENRLVGRLCEVQAGSPSLSVCGLSLPPAALRPLLRCLKLQADLKELRLSGNRLHDGLMAELVATLTTMPSLRLLDLSSNHITGEGLRKAAAALDGRSQAAFPCLEELDLSVNPLGDGVSQALSMLLSSCPLLATLRLQACQLSTRFLQQHRLLLASALAGTGHLRSVCMSHNALGSTGLELVLKTLPLHSLTHLYLSAIRRSPADPPATEHLTAHLSQEGCSLTHLSLAGNGLTDGDLAALARCLPVCPALQSLDLSGNPGVTAAGLEALLCSLREAQRPLRSLNMAGCLVSGPWDGVSVDSLSSCVGELRLCSQRLNKLDQQAVLQSWGGEGAVAGGRVSLLSRHSKCFIRAHHLS; encoded by the exons ATGCGGGCTCGGCTCTACCTGAACCTGGGCTTCGTGTGCGATGCCCGCAAGGACCCCCAGCTCTGCAGTGACTTCATTCGGCGCAGTGTCTACATCGCAGA GAAGAACCAGCTGCTGGAGGACCTGTACCGTGCAAACTTCAACCTGGGCAGCATCCACTTCCGTAACGGTCAGCTGTCGCGGGCGGTACGCTGTCTGGAGCAGGCCAAGGACTGCGCCCGCAAGATGAAGGACAAGTATAGCGAGAGCGAGTGCTACCACAGCATTGGACAG GTGCTGCTGTGTCTGGGTGACTTTGTGGCGGCGCGGCGCTCTCTGAAGAAGGCGTACAAACTGGGCTCCCAGCAGGCGGCAGACAGGGAGGCCGTGAAGAGGAGCTTGAAGCAGG CGATCCGCGGCTGTGCCCTGGAGGAGGCCCTGGCCGAGCTGCCCGAGGGCCGGCCACAGGATGCGGGGGGGCTGGCTGAGCAGTTGGGGGACCTGTGCTGCAAGCTGGGCTGCTACAGCAAGGCCCTGGATGCCTACCACACACAG CTGTCCAGCGCTTTGGCCCTGGGGAGGCCATCTCGGGAGCTGGCTGTGATCCACGTGTCTCTGGCCGCGACCTACACTGACCTCCGGCAGCATGACAAGGCTGTCCAGCACTACAGACAGGAGCTGAGTCTGAGAGAGGGCAACCCCAAAGAG GAGTGTGAAACCTGGCTGAATATCGCAGCGTCCCTGGAGGAGAGTGGACAGGGCCTGGAGCAGCTGGAGCCCTGCTACCGCACAGCCCTGGAGTGTGCACAGAGAGCACAGCGGCTCAAGCTACAG TGTCGGGTGTTGAGGCAGTGGCTTTCAGTGCAGCAGCGGGGGGGCTCGGCGCAGTCCGAGCTGACGGCGGCTTCGCTGGCAGAGCTGTGTGGTGCAGACGGTGCTGACGGAGAgagcgaggaagaggaggaggaggaggaggaggagaacagTGAGCTCCTAGATGACAGTGACATTCATCTCTCTGACTCAG AGGAGGACGATCTGGAGGAGTACGACAAGATGATACCTGGCAGGAGGAAGGTCAGCCGG TGGAACCGGCGGAACGAGAAGGGCGAGACGCCGCTGCACCGAGCCTGCATCGAGGGCAACCTGAGGGGGGCACAGTGCCTGCTGGAGCAG GGTCACCCGGTGAACCCCAGGGATTTCTGCGGCTGGACCCCCCTTCATGAAGCCTGTAACCACGGCCACCTGG AGATTGTGCGGGCGCTGCTGGACCAGGGGGCAAATGTGAATGACCCTGGGGGTCCGCTGTGCGAGGGGATCACTCCACTGCATGATGCCCTGAGCTGCGGACACTTCCCCGTTGCCAGGCTGCTGGTTGAGAGGGGTGCCTGTGTCAGTCTTCGCAACTCGAAG GGCGACACACCCCAGGACAGCCTAAGGCAGTGGCTCAAGACCTACAGTAAACACCTGGACCAGGAGACACGGCAGGAGTGtgttgagatggagagattacTGAGGAGAGCAGCTGCTGGGAATG TGCCGGTGTCTGCGCCCCAGACCGTAGTGCAGCCTCTCAGTGCCCTGCAGGACAGCCAGCTGTTCGATGCGGAGAACTCGGAGCCACTGGTGCCTCCTGCCGGGCGCTGCTCTGGGGTCCCCTGCCGTAGTAGGGGCAGTGGGAATCTGGgcagcaccagcagcagcagagggCGCTCCGGGGGCAGAGAGGAGGGATGGCGGAGACAGGCGGAGGAGGAGTGGAGCAGAGAGACAGCCCCTGCTCGG GAGAGCAGTCCCTCTGAGAGCGACGGTGACTCGGACTACTCCATCAGCCCCCTGCGCCCCCCCCGGCCTCGCCTGCGGCCCCCCGCACCCCTTTCCCCGAGTAAGGAGGCCCCCCGaactgcagggagagagagtgctTCGTCCCCGGTCAGCAGGAAAGAGGAGTACCATCGAGCCATCCAGAGCTTGGGTAGCGCCAAGTCCCGCCTCCTCTCCCAGAGCCTATCAGAGCAGGAGCGCACCCCTCCTGCCCCTACACCATCGCCCAATAGCAGGTCAGCTCTAGTGCCGGAGGAGGAGTACGTGGAAGATGATTGGCTGGAGGACGATCTGGGAGGGGCTCAGCCCAGGAAGAGGCGAAGAGTGGGATCTGGGCAGGAAGGGAGGAGAGAGCCTGACATTCCCTCTGCAGACACAAGGGGGCAGGAGAGCTCCTTGGCAGCTCCAGAGTCTACCCCTAGAA CTCTCAGCGAGTCCCGCAGAGGTCTCTCTCTGCGGCGGGGGGGCGCTCGGGTACGGCAGGCGAAGATGACCCAGATGTCGGGCATGGTGATGCTGGGCCGCCGGGAGAGCGGCCGCCCTCACAGCCCCACCGCTGACATGCCTGCCCAGCCCATGTACCCGCAGACACAGAGtgcaacaaatacatacacagtggCAGGGCAG CCTCCAGCCCTGTCGCAGCCCTTGAGCACCTCTCTGCCTGCACCAATCAGAGTGAGGGTCAGAGTTCAGGACAATGTCTTCCTCATTCCAGTTCCCCACAG tgaagCGGAGACCTGCACTGTGTCCTGGCTGTGTGAACAGGCGTCTCAGCGCTATTACCAGGCCTGCGGACTGCAGCCGCGCCTCTCCCTGCAGAAAGAGGGCGCTCTCCTGGCCCCCCAGGACCTGCTGCTCACTGTGCTGCACAGCAACGAGGAG GTGCTGGCAGAGGTGAAATCCTGGGATCTGCCCCCCCTGAGGGAGCGCTACAGCAAGGCCTGCCAGAGCCTGGCTGTGG TGGAGAACAGGCTGGTGGGTCGCCTTTGTGAGGTGCAGGCGGGCAGCCCCTCCCTGAGTGTCTGTGGGCTCAGCCTGCCCCCCGCCGCCCTGCGCCCGCTGCTGCGCTGCCTGAAGCTGCAGGCCGACCTGAAGGAGCTCCGGCTCTCGGGCAACCGTCTCCACGACGGCCTGATGGCGGAGCTGGTTGCCACGTTAACGACCATGCCCAGCCTTCGCCTGCTGGACCTCTCCTCCAACCACATCACGGGGGAGGGCCTGAGGAAGGCTGCCGCGGCCCTGGATGGGAGGAGCCAGGCTGCGTTCCCG TGCCTGGAGGAGTTGGACCTGAGTGTGAACCCGCTGGGAGATGGAGTGTCTCAGGCGCTGTCCATGCTGCTGTCATCATGCCCCCTGCTGGCCACACTCAGACTGCAGGCCTGCCAGCTCAGCACCCGCTTCTTGCAGCAGCACCGCCTCCTGTTGGCCAGCGCTCTGGCAG GTACTGGGCACCTGCGATCTGTGTGTatgtcccacaatgcactgggcTCCACGGGGTTGGAGCTCGTCCTGAAGACGCTGCCGCTGCATTCCCTCACACACCTGTACCTGTCTGCCATACGCAGGAGCCCTGCAGACCCCCCCGCCACCGAGCACCTGACGGCACACCTGTCCCAG GAGGGCTGCTCCCTGACGCACCTCAGCCTGGCTGGTAATGGACTGACGGATGGGGACCTTGCTGCCCTGGCCAG GTGTCTGCCGGTGTGTCCCGCTCTGCAGTCTCTCGATCTGTCTGGGAATCCTGGTGTGACGGCAGCAGGGCTGGAggctctgctctgctccctgCGAGAGGCTCAGCGGCCCTTGCGCTCACTCAACATGGCCG GGTGTCTGGTGTCCGGTCCCTGGGACGGTGTAAGTGTGGACAGCCTGTCCTCCTGCGTGGGGGAGTTGCGTCTCTGCTCTCAGCGCCTCAACAAGCTGGACCAGCAGGCCGTGCTGCAGAgctgggggggagagggggcggTGGCTGGGGGGAGGGTCAGCTTGCTCTCCCGACACAGCAAGTGTTTCATCAGAGCCCACCACCTTAGCTGA